Within the Gemmatimonadales bacterium genome, the region AGCTGATTGCGCGGCGGGTGCGCGAAGCCCACGTCTATTGCGAGATCCACCCGGGCACCCGCTCGCTGGAGTGGATTCGTGACTGGGGCCCGAAGGGGATCATCCTCTCGGGCGGCCCCAATTCGGTGTACGACGCCGGGGCGCCGACCGCGCCGCCGGGCATTCTCGATCTCGGCGTCCCGGTGCTGGGCCTCTGTTACGGCATGCAGATCATCGCGCAGATGGCCGGCGCCAAGGTGGTCGGCGCCGACCGTCGCGAGTACGGCCGGGCGGTGGTGACGGTGGCAGGGGGCAAGCTCTTCAGTGGGTTTGCCGTGGGCGAGGAAACGGCGGTCTGGATGAGTCACGGCGACCATGTCGACACGCCGCCTCCGGGTTTCACGCTCACCGCCTCGAGCCCCAACTGTCCCGTGGCGGGGTTCGAGCACGCCAGCCGGCCGATCTTCGGGGTCCAGTTCCACCCCGAGGTGGCACACACCGCGCGGGGCGGAGAAATCATCGGCGCCTTCCTGTTCGATGTGTGCGGGGCGACGCCGGACTGGACCGCGGGGCATTTCATCGAGACCGAGACCGCGCGAATTCGCGCGCTGGCCGGTTCCGCGCGCGTCATCTGCGGCCTCTCGGGCGGCGTGGACTCCTCGGTGGCCGCGGCGCTGGTCCACCGCGCCGTGGGCGACCGGCTGACCTGCATCTTCGTCGACCACGGCCTCCTCCGGTTGCATGAACGTGACCAGGTCGAGGCGACATTCCGCCGTCACCTGGGGATCGACCTGCGCGTGGTGGAGGCGAGCGAATTGTTCCTCAAGGCGCTCGACGGGGTCAGCGACCCGGAAGAGAAGCGCCGCCGGATCGGGCACACCTTCATTGATGTGTTCGAGGCGGAGGCGAAGCAGGTGGGGCCCGACGTCGGGTTCCTGGTGCAGGGCACACTCTATCCCGACGTGATCGAGTCGGTGTCACCCACCGGGGGACCGTCGGTCACCATCAAGACCCACCACAACGTCGGCGGGCTGCCGGAGCGGCTGCCGTTCAAGCTTATCGAACCGCTGCGGGAACTGTTCAAGGACGAAGTGCGACAGGTCGGGCGGGAACTCGGTTTGCCGGAGGAGATGGTCGGACGGCATCCGTTCCCAGGGCCCGGGCTGGCCATCCGCATCCTGGGGGCGGTCTCGAAGCCGGATCTCGACATCCTCCGGGCCGTGGACGACATCTACATCGAGGAGATCCGGGCGGCGGGGCTGTACGACGACATCTGGCAGGCGTTTGCCGTGCTGCTGCCGATACGCTCTGTCGGCGTGCAGGGTGACTTCCGCACCTACGATCAGGCGGTGGCGCTTCGGGCGGTAACGAGCCGGGACGGGATGACGGCCGACTGGTTCCCCTTCCCGCACGAGGTGCTGGCGCACATCTCGAACCGGATCGCCAACGAGGTGAAGGGGGTCAACCGGGTGGTATACGACGTGAGCAGCAAACCCCCCGCCACGATCGAGTGGGAGTAGGGGGCTAGACGCCCTTCGCCGACAGCAGCTCGAAGAACTCGTCGACCGAGGCCAGCTTCGCGAGCTGTTCCGGCACACCGGGCTCCTTGGCGAGCTGGGCGATCTTGCCGAGCGTCGGGAGGTACTGGTTGGACATTTCGTTGGGTGGGGCCACGATGAGGAAGACGTGGTGGACGGGTTGCCCGTCGGCGGCACCGAATTCGAGCCCGGCCGGGGAATAGCCGTAGGCGAGTTGCAGGCGATGCACCACCAGCGAGCGGCAGTGCGGCACGGCAACGCCTCGCCCCACACCGGTAGAGCCCAGGCTTTCCCGCCGATGCAGCATCTTCAGCAAGGTGTCCGTCGATTTCTCGTCGGCGTGGAGCAGGCCCACCAACTCGGCGAGCGCCTCGTCCTTGGTGGTGGCGCTGAGCGGCAGCTGGACGGCGTCGGGCGCAAAGAATTCTCTGAGATGCATGACGGGGAAGCTAATCCCCGCCCGGAACGCGTGTCAAATCCCTATCATTGCTCGGTTTAGCCCACGGCCGTATTTTGTGGGCATGCGGCTCCCCTATCCCGTTCCCCACGATTTCGCCCTGATCCTGGCTCCCATGGCCGGGGTCTCGGAGCCACCCTTCCGCCAGATCTGCCGGCGGATGGGGGCGGACGTCGTGCTGTCAGAATTCCTCTCTTCTGAGGCGATCCGCCGGCGGATCCGGAACACCCTGGAAGGGGCGGAGTTCGAGGAGTGCGAGCGCCCGATCGGGATCCAGATCTACGGAGCCGATCCCGCCGCCATGGCGGAGGCCACCGCGCTCATCACCGAGCACTACCAGCCGGAGTTCATCGACATCAACTTCGGGTGCCCGGTCAAGAAGGTGGTCCGGCGGAACGGCGGGTCAGGCTGCCTGCGGGAGCCGCAGCTTATCACGGACATCATCCGCGCGTGCGTCGCCGCCACCCACCTGCCGGTGACGGTGAAGACCCGAAGCGGGTGGAACGACGAGATGCGGGACCCCGTCGGGATTGCGCTGCGGATGCAGGACGCCGGTGCCCGGGCGTTCACGCTCCACGCCCGGACGCGGACCCAGATGTACTCCGGCAAGGCCAACTGGGACGAGATCGCCCGGGTGGTCGAGGCGCTGGAAATTCCCGTCATCGGCAACGGCGACGTGCAGACGCCTGAAGATGTCGTGCGCATGCGCGATCACACCGGGGCCGCCGGCGTCATGGTCGGCCGCGGCGCGTTCGGCAACCCCTGGCTCTTCCGCGATGCGCGCGCCCTCCTCGCGGGCCGCCCGAAGCCGGATGCGCCGACTGCGGCGGAGCGCTTCGAGATGGCGCTCACCCACGCGCGCCTGGCCCTTCGTCTGCAGGGCGACTCGCGGCACACGGTGGTGGAGTTCCGCAAGCACTTCGGCTGGTACACCAAGGGGCTTCACGGGGCGAGCGAGCTCCGCCAGCGGCTCTTCCAGGTGGAGTCGTTCACCGAGGCGGAGGAGATCTTCGTCCGGTACCTCGCGCCACTCGCGCAGGTGGCGTGACCCCCGAGCGGCTGGCTGCACTGCTGGCAAGCGTCGCCGCCGGCACGATCACGCCGGCGCTGGCGCTCGAGCAGTTGCGCAATTTCCCCGCCGAACAACTTCCGTTCGCCAGCATCGATCACCATCGCACCCTGCGGCAGGGACAGCCGGAGGTGATCTTCTGCGCCGGCAAGACGGTGGAGCAGGTGGTGGCCATCGCCGAGCGACTGACCGCCGTGTCGGGCAGCTTCCTGGGCACGCGCGCGACCGATGAACAGGCGGAGGCGCTCCGGAACGTCTTCCCCGGGCTTGAGTGGAATGCCCCGGCGCGGACGGTGTTCTTGCCGAAGGAGCCCCGTCCGGAACCGACGGGGATGGGCACGGTGCTCGTGGTGTGTGCCGGCACCAGCGACCTGCCGGTGGCGGAGGAGGCGGCGGTGGTGGCCGAGGCGTTCGGCAACCGGGTGGAACGGATGGTGGACGTGGGAGTGGCGGGCATCCACCGGTTGATGGCGCAGGGCGACCGGCTGCGGGAAGCGGCAGTCGTCATCGTCGTGGCGGGCATGGAAGGCGCCTTGCCAAGCGTCGTCGGAGGATTGGTTCGGGTGCCCGTGATCGCGGTGCCGACCAGCGTCGGGTACGGGGCGGCGTTCGGCGGAATCGCCGCGCTGCTCGGGATGCTGAACAGCTGTGCGGCCGGAGTGACCGTGGTGAACATCGACAACGGTTTCGGCGCGGCCGCGGCGGCCACGCGCATCAACCACCGGGCGCCGTGAGCGGTCTGGGGATCGCCGTGGTCTGGACGCTCCTCGGCGCTGCGGCCGGATTCCTGGTCGCCCGCCGGCGCCGCCCAGTCCCTCCGCGCGGCCGCACCGGCCTCCCGGATGCCGCGACTCCCCACCTCCTTCCCGATCCCGCGCTCGAGTGGCTGCGTCGCGCCTCCGGCGCCCACGGTCTGTGGGCGGTCGAGACGAAGGGCCCCGGTCAGGGCGCCCGCACCTACCAGAGTCTCTCCCCTGCCTGGCGCGTCACCGATACCGAACTGGACCTGATCGAGGAGCGCATCAAGGCGGCGTCCACCCGGGATGGCGACGGCGCCGAGCGCCTCGACGCCGGCCTGCTGCTGATCGCCTCGGCCGGGGGCGCGGTAGTGGCCGCGCTCGTCCCGGCAGACCTCCCGAGCGCGGCCCAGGCCACACTCCGAGGTGACCTCGCGGCATTGCTCGATGGAATCGGGCGGCGCCCGGTCCTCCACGATCTGGCGCAGGTGCAGGACGGCCTGGCCATTGAATCGGTCGAGAGCGTGGGGATGCGGCTGGCGTACCAGGTGGAGCGGATCGCCGGAGCCGAGGCGTACGTGGCCGCCTCGGAGGGAGCGGGCACCAGGGTGATCGGGGTGTCGGGGCTCGCGGACCGCCGGGCGCTCGGGCAGGTGCTCCCCGCCGATGCGACACTGGCCCGTGTATCGCGCGGCGCCCAGCCGGAAGCGGCGAGCGGCGATCCCCTCGGCGGTTCGGGCACCGACCGTCGCCGGCACCCACCCGCACAGGTGACACCGATGCTGCAGCACGATCAGGCCATCGGCGGGGTGGCCTGGCGTGTGCCCGACGGCGGGCTGGTCAGCCAGGAGACGATCCGGGAGGTCAATGAGGCGATCCGCGCGGCGACACCGCGGCTCGAGGTCGCCCTGCGTCTCGCCGCCGAGACGGACCGCGCCATCAAGGATCCGTTGACCGGCCTCCTCAACCGGCGCGGACTGGGGGAACGGATGAGCCTGGTCGGGCCTGAGCGCGGTGCCCTCATCTCGCTCGACTTCGACAAGTTCAAGCTCTTGAACGACACGCTCGGCCACGCGGCGGGGGACGCGGCGCTGATTCATCTGGCGCGCATCCTCCAGGAGCAGGTCCGAGGGGCGGACTCGGCGGCCCGCGTCGGGGGGGAGGAATTCCTGCTCTGGCTGCCGGGGACGTCGCTGGAGGAGGGCGTGCGCGTCGCGGAACGGATCAGGGTGCGGCTGGGTTCCGTGGGTTGGGACTGGCAAGGCAGGTCGTGGCCCCTGTCGGCGTCCTTCGGGGTGGCCGGGTGGCCGGAAACGACCCGGAGCAAGGACAACCTTGCCACCCAGGCCGATGCCGCGCTCTACGCCGCCAAGCGGGGCGGTCGAAACCGGGTCGTGATCTGGAGCCTCGAATTGAAGGAATCCTCATAGTCGGTTTATCTTGTTGTTCACCAAGGGGGTACCCAGTCGAAGCTCGGTGTCTTACCGTTCCCGCAGTGGCGGCCCATACCACTTAGCCGGGCTGCCAAACAAGGGTTCACCCCGGAGGTAAGGTTATGCGCGCCGCACGCTCGTCATTCGCCGCTTCGCTTCTGCTCCCTGCCGCCCTCCTGACCACCGCGGCATGCTCCAAGGGCATGTCGGGCACGACAACCGAATCAATGGTCGCCACACCGACCGGTGGCTATGCCGTGGAAACATTCACTACCACGGCGACGGTGACCTCGATCGCCAAGTCGAACCAGAAAGTCACGCTGCAGACGGCGGACGGGAAGAAGACCACCTTCAAGGCCGATTCCCAGATGGTGGACTACGCCAAGCTCCGGGTCGGTGACAAGGTAGATGCCGTCGTGACCGAGGAGCTTGCCGTCGCCCTGTGGAAGGGGAACAATCCCCCCCCCGACGCCGTGGGCGGTCTGGTTGGGCTGACCCCTGCCGGCCAGCAGACCAGCAGCGTCATGGTGGCCACCGTGCGGATGACCGGCACCATCACGGCAATGGATATCAAGAAGCGGAAGGTGACCTTCCAGTTCGAGGACGGCAGCACCAAGACCATCAAGGTGGACAAGAGCGTAAACCTGTCCAATGCGGCGGTGGGCGACCGAGTGACGGTCGTGGTCACTGAGGCGGCGGCCCTCACGGTTACAAAGCAGTAGCTCAACTCACCAATTGAAAGGCAGCGCCCATGCGTAGCAGATTCTTCACCGCGGTCCTGGTGCTGGCCCTCCCAGGGCTCCTCTCCGCGCAGGCAGAACCGACCAAGGCGGAGGCCGAAGCCAAGGCCACGGAACTGGCCAAGGCGGCCCAGAACCCTGTGGCGAACATGAATTCGATCCCGGTGCAGTTCAACTGGACCACCGGCGGCGGGCTCGGTGACGAGACCCAGTCCGTGGTCAATGTCCAGCCGGTGCTCCCGCTGCCGATCAACGAGAAGTGGAACCTCATTTCCCGCACCGTGGTGCCGTTCGTCAGCCTGCCGGCCGGCGGCATCGACCGGGTGACGGGCATCGCCGACATCCAGGAACAGATCTACCTGACGCCGACCAAGTCCAAGGGCGCCGTCTGGGGCTTCGGCCCGATCTTCTCCTTCCCGACCGCGACCAACGCCGCCGTCTCGACGGGGCAGTACGCCATGGGGCCGACGTTCGTGGTGCTTAAGATCGGGAAGAAGTGGGTCTACGGATTCGTGGCGAACCAGTTGTGGCGCATCGCGGGCAGCGAGGATACCCAGGCCATCAACTCGTTCTTCGTGCAGCCGTTCATCAACTACAACCTGAAGCGGGGCTGGGCGATCACCACCGCGCCGGCCATCACCGCCAACTGGGATGCCCCGAGCGGGCAGGTGTGGACGGTGCCGCTCGGGATCGGCGTGTCCAAGATCACGATGGTGGGCAAGCAGCCGCTCAACATCGCCATGCAGTACTACGCCAATGTCGAACGGCCGGACAACGCGGGGTCCTCCCTGATCCGGATGCAATTCACGCTGCTGTATCCCAAAGGGATGTAGGCACCCCATTGAAGTCACGAAGGCGCGAAATCACGATAGCACGAAAGAAGCGCTGACGTTCGTGTTTTCGTGATTTCGTGTTTTCGTGGCCCTTGGGGTAGGGGAGCACGCGCACATTGCTCAACTGCCACAAAAAGTGTATCATTATGACACACCCAAGGGGGCGATCGGCTTCGACGGGTTGGAAGAAGGAATTGCTGCGTGCCCAGGTCCGAGTCCCTGGCTAAACCACTTGGAAACAACCAAACGCCAACGATAACCTGGCGCTGGCTGCGTAAGCTGAGCTAAGCTCGCTTGACGCACCTCCGGTTCGCTGAGCCCGCCCGGGGCGCGGTGGGTCGGATCGAAAATCCGGGCTGGCCGAGCGCGGTCCTCCGACGCGCAAGGCGAGACATCAGGAGGTAGTCCCCAGAGCGGCCGATTCCTTGCCGGGCTGGGGAGACGCATGAAGAGGGATCTACGCACGTAGATGCGGTTCTGGAACCACACTCGGACCAGGGTTCGATTCCCTGCGCCTCCACTACCACCGGCCGCTGGAGACTGGACTTCATGCCCAGGTGCTCCCGGGGCCGTGTTGGTTTCCTAACAGTTACCTCATGATCCCTTCAGCCCCGATGTGTAACTTTTGGGTTAAAGCTGCAGGTTTTTGCCGCCTATGGCACTGGACTTCGCCAAGAGCGGTGGTATTCTTTTGTGTTGTTCATGGGAGGAGCGAGGTTGCCCCTCCAGCACACTCCGCCCCCGATTCGCAGGAGCATCTGATGGTTCACACCAAGCACTTCTGGCGATTCTTCCTTTCGCTGGTCGCGGTCGGCGCATTCGGCGCGCTGCCGGCGTCGGCGCAGGTCGTCACCGGCAAGCCCGGCTCACCGGGTGCGACCACCACCATCGACGGCAAGCAGCTCCCGGCTCCCCAGCCGAAGTTCGGCGGCGTCATCAAGGACGACGCGCTGCAGTCCACGCCGTGGTGGGCGCCGCGTATCGTGCCCCCGAAGGCCGCCCCGAACGTCCTGCTCATCATCACCGATGACGCCGGCTTTGCCGTGCCCAGCACCTTCGGCGGCGTGATCCCGACGCCGACGATGGACCGGATCGCCAACGAGGGGCTCCGCTACAACCGGATGTTCTCGACGGCGCTCTGCTCCCCGACCCGCGCCGCGCTGATTACCGGCCGGAACCACCACTCGGCCGGTTTCGGGGTCATTTCCGAGCAGTCGACCGGCTACCCCGGGTACAACAGCATCATCGGCCAGGATGAGGCCACCATCGGGCGGATCCTGCAGGACAACGGCTACGCCACCGCCTGGTTCGGGAAGGACCACAACACCCCGGCGTTCGCCGCCAGCCAGGTCGGCCCGTTCGATCAGTGGCCCACCGGCCTCGGGTTCCAGTACTTCTACGGCTTCGTCGGGGGCGACGCCAACCAGTGGGAGCCCAACCTCTTCCGGAATACGACGCAGATCTTCCCCTTCCGGGGCAAGGAGGGCACCTGGAACCTGATCACGGGCATGGCGGACGACGCCATCGACTGGATCTACCGGATGCACCAGACCGACCCGAGCAAGCCGATCTTCATCAAGTACGCGCCCGGCGCCACCCACGCGCCGCACCACCCCACGAAGGAGTGGGTGGACAGCGTCCAGAAGCTGCACCTCTTCGACAAGGGCTACGAGGCGCTGCGCCAGCAGATCTTCGCTAACCAGAAGAAGATGGGCATCGTGCCCCAGGACGCCATCCTCACCCCGTGGCCGGACTCGGTCCTCACGCCGTGGAACAAGCTGGACCCGATGGCGAAGAAGCTCTTCATCCGGCAGGTGGAGATCTTCGCCGCCTACGCGATGTACAGCGACTACGAGATCGGCCGCGTCATCAAGGCATTCGATGACATCGGCCGGGGCGACAACACGATGGTCATCTACATCAACGGGGACAACGGGACGAGCGCCGAGGGCGGTCCGCTCGGCACCCCGAACGAGGTGGCGTTCTTCAACGGGATGAACGAGATCCCGGTCGATGTCCAGATGAAGTGGTACGACGTCTGGGGCACCCAGGAAACCTACAACCACATGTCGGCGGGATGGTCCTGGGCGTTCGACACACCCTTCGACTGGTTCAAGCAGAACGCCTCACGGCTCGGCGGGATCAACCAGAACATGGTCATCTCCTGGCCCGGGCACATCGCCGAGACCGGTGGAATCCGGAACCAGTTCACCCACGTGATCGACGTCGCACCGACGATCCTCGAAGCGGCCGGCATTCCTGCGCCGGACTACGTGGACGGCATCAAGCAGCGGCCGATCGAGGGCACGAGCTTCGCCTACACCTTCGCCGCCAACGCCGCGAATGCCCCTTCCCGTCACACCACGCAGTACTTCGAGATGATGGGGCAGTGGGCGCTCTGGAAGGACGGCTGGCTCCTCAGCACCAAGGTCAACCGGGTGCCGTGGGACGCCTTCTCCAAGGCCAACCCCGATCCGCTCAACAACCAGGTCTTCCAGCTCTATGACATGAGCAACGACTGGAACCAGGCGACGGACGTGGCGGCCAAGTACCCCGACAAGGTCGCCCAGATGCGGAAGGACTTCGTGGAGGAAGCCAAGAAGTACCAGGTCTTCCCGCTCGACGCCTCGGTGGCGGCCCGCATCGTGGCGCCGCGGCCGAACATCACCGCGGGTCGGACGGAGTTCGTCTATACCCATCCAATGACCGGGACGCCGCAGGGTGACTCGCCGCTCCTCCTCAACACCAGCTACACCGTGACGGCGGACATCACCGTGCCCCAGGGCGGCGCCGAGGGCATCATGCTCACCTCCGGTGGCCGGTTCGGCGGGTACGGGTTCTACCTCCTCAAGGGCAAGCCGGTCTGGGTCTGGAACATGGTGGACCTCGAGCGTATCAAGTGGGAAGGGCCGACGGCCCTCACGCCCGGGCGGCACACCGTCGAATTCGACTTTGTCTACGACGGCACCGGGCGCCAGCACCCTCGCGTACAACAGCTCTCGGGCGTCGAGGCGGAGTCGGGCTGCCAGCACGCTCAAGGTCGACGGCCAGGTGGTCGCCACCAAGAAGATGGAGAAGACCCTCCCCGCCCAGTCCTTCAGTGGGACGGAAGCGCTTCGAACATCGATTTCCTGTTTCCGAGACCGGCGTGGACGATGCCGACTACCACCCGCCCTTCACATTCACGGGGACGCTCGACAAGCTCACCCTCAAGCTCGACCGGCCGCAGCTCTCGCCGGCCGACATCAGAAAGATCAAGGATGCCGAGGCCAAGGCGGCGGACAACAAGTAGTCCCGCACCCGCACGCGCGGCTTCACTGAACGACGGGGCAACCGGTGTCGGTTGCCCCCGTGTACGTACGCGCGGATTCCGATTCTCTTGCCCCCGCTGCCCCGCTGCCCCGCTGCCCCGCTGCCCCGCCTAGATGTGCCCTTCCCGGAGGTCAATCTTCTTGATCCTCCTGCTCCGCCCGGAACTCCTTCAGCTTGGCAGCCAGCGTCTTGTCGGAGACCGCCAGCATGGCCACCGCGAAGAGCGCGGCGTTGTGGGCCCCCGCGTCGCCGATGGCGAAGGTGGCCACCGGGATACCGGCCGGCATCTGCACGGTGGCGAGGAGCGCGTCCATTCCCTGGAGGTGCCCGCCCGGCATCGGGACGCCGAGCACCGGGATGGTGGTTATGGCCGCCATCACGCCGGCCAGGTGCGCCGCCATGCCTGCGGCGGCGATGATGCACTTCAGGCCGCGCTGCTCGGCCGTGGTGGCGTATTCATGCGCCAGGGCGGGGGAGCGGTGCGCCGAAATGACCCGGCTCTCGCAGGCCACGCCGAAATGCGCCAGCCGGTTGGCGGCATGGAGCATCACCGGCCAGTCGGAGGCGCTTCCCATCACGATACCTACCAGCGGTTTCGATGTCATACCGTCGCCCGTGTGCGGTCCATGGTGCCGCGCTTGGCCAGCGCCGCCTGGGCGGCGGCCAGCCGGGCGATCGGCACGCGGAAGGGTGAACAACTGACGTAATTCATGCCGAGGTCGTCGCAGAAGGCGATCGCGGCGGGTTCTCCGCCATGCTCGCCGCAGATCCCGAGCTTGAGGTCCTGCCGGGTGCGGCGCCCGAGTTCGCACGCCATCGACACCAGCTTGCCGACCCCCGACTGGTCGAGGACCTGGAAGGGGTCGTCCGGGATGATGCCGTGCTCGATGTAGTACGGCAGGAAGCTGCCGGCGTCGTCGCGCGAGAGCCCCCACGTCATCTGGGTCAGGTCGTTGGTCCCGAAGCTGAAGAACTGCGCCTCGCCGGCAATCTCGTCGGCGGTGAGCGCTGCCCGGGGCACCTCGATCATCGTGCCCAGCAGGTACGGCACGGTCAGCTGCCGTTCCCGGAACACCTCCTCCGCCACCTGCCGCACCACCAGCGCCTGCCGGCGGTACTCCACGACCGTGGATGTCAGCGGCAGCATCACCTCTGGCTGGACCCGGCCCTTGCGCGCCGCGACGGTGCAGGCCGCCTCGAAGATGGCCCGCGCCTGCATGGCGGTGATCTCCGGGTGAATGATGCCGAGCCGGCAGCCTCGCAGCCCCAGCATCGGGTTCACCTCCTTGAGGCGGTCCACCACCTTCTGCAGCTCCTTCGGGTCCTTCCCCATTTCCTTGGCCAGGCCCGCCAGCTCTTCAGGATCGTGGGGCAGGAACTCGTGCAGCGGCGGATCGAGGAGCCGGATCGTAACGGGATACCCTTCCATCGCCCGGAATATCCCCTCGAAGTCCCCACGCTGCATCGGGAGGAGACGCGCCAGCGCCTTCTTGCGGCCCTCATCGTCGGAGGAGACGATCATCTCCCGCATGGCGGAGAGGCGATCGCCCTCGAAGAACATGTGCTCGGTGCGGCAGAGTCCAATCCCTTCGGCGCCGAAGTCGCGGCCCTTGTGGGCATCGGCTGGCGTGTCGGCGTTCACGCGGATCCGGAGCGTTCGGACCTTGTCGGCCCAGCCGAGGATCTTGTCGAAGTTCCCCGAGAGTTCGGGGGTGACGAGTGCCGCCCGGCCGGCGAGCACGCGTCCGGTGGCGCCATCGAGGGTAATCCACTCGCCCTCGCTGATCTTTCGGCCGTCCACCGAGAAGTGCCCTGCCTCCTCGTCGACGCTGAGCTCCTGCGCCCCCGCCACGCACGGCTTGCCCATGCCGCGCGCCACCACCGCCGCGTGGGAGGTCATCCCCCCGCGCGCGGTCAGGATGGCCTTGGCTTCCACCATGCCGTGGAAGTCTTCCGGGCTCGTCTCACGGCGCACCAGGATGACCGCCTCGCCCTTCTTGCCCAGTTCTTCCGCCCGGTCGGCCGAGAAGACGACCGCACCTGACGCGGCACCCGGCGACGCCGGGAGCCCCGTGGTCAGCAGGTCCAGCGTCGCCTTCGGATCGATGGTGGGGTGCAGGAGTTGATCGAGGTCCATGGGAGGGATGCGGGCGACCGCCTCCTCCTGGGTGATGAGCCCCTCCTCGACCATTTCGCAGGCAATCCGCACGGAGGCGTGACCGGTGCGCTGGGCGCGCCTGGTCTGGAGCATGTAGAGTTTGCCGTTCTCGATGGTGAATTCGAGGTCCTGGACGTCCCGGAAGTGTCGCTCCAGCGTCCGGGCCACCCGCTCGAGTTCGGCATACGCCGTGGGGAG harbors:
- the ppdK gene encoding pyruvate, phosphate dikinase; this translates as MTQPLVYFFGQGRADGTAAMKDLLGGKGAGLAEMTNIGIPVPPGFTIASSICIAYLESRQFPPRLLQQVEAALQRLEAATGKIFGGANDPLLVSVRSGAAVSMPGMMETILNLGLNDETVEGLAKQSKNPGFAWDSYRRFVQMYGCVVYDLPKAPFEEMLEQRKRKSKSARDIDLPAEEMRALVGEFKAHITAATGKPFPDRPLDQLWGAIEAVFESWHTKRAIDYRRLHDIPDSMGTAVNIVTMVFGNLGEGSGTGVAFTRDPSTGEHRLYGEYLLNAQGEDVVSGSRDPEPIDTLQGALPTAYAELERVARTLERHFRDVQDLEFTIENGKLYMLQTRRAQRTGHASVRIACEMVEEGLITQEEAVARIPPMDLDQLLHPTIDPKATLDLLTTGLPASPGAASGAVVFSADRAEELGKKGEAVILVRRETSPEDFHGMVEAKAILTARGGMTSHAAVVARGMGKPCVAGAQELSVDEEAGHFSVDGRKISEGEWITLDGATGRVLAGRAALVTPELSGNFDKILGWADKVRTLRIRVNADTPADAHKGRDFGAEGIGLCRTEHMFFEGDRLSAMREMIVSSDDEGRKKALARLLPMQRGDFEGIFRAMEGYPVTIRLLDPPLHEFLPHDPEELAGLAKEMGKDPKELQKVVDRLKEVNPMLGLRGCRLGIIHPEITAMQARAIFEAACTVAARKGRVQPEVMLPLTSTVVEYRRQALVVRQVAEEVFRERQLTVPYLLGTMIEVPRAALTADEIAGEAQFFSFGTNDLTQMTWGLSRDDAGSFLPYYIEHGIIPDDPFQVLDQSGVGKLVSMACELGRRTRQDLKLGICGEHGGEPAAIAFCDDLGMNYVSCSPFRVPIARLAAAQAALAKRGTMDRTRATV